In the genome of bacterium, the window ATTCCATTTTGAATTATTCTTGTTTATTAGATCCGTTTTCTTTTTTCTGGAACCACCTTTTATTTGTTTTTCGCGCGAAATCGCATTGTATGAGTCTGCTAAAATTTCGAAATATACTAATTTAGAAATATTGTATTTTTGTGTAAAACCTTTAACCATTTTGTTTTTGTGCTCGTAGATTCTCTTTTTTAAGTCATTTGTGACACCGACATAAATTGTGGTGTTATTTTTATTCGACATAATATAGATATAGCATTGTTTTGGTTTGTTCATTTATTTTCACAATGGCTGGGATTGCTTCGCACAAAGATTGCTCGCAATGACGAAGGAACGGCTGGGA includes:
- a CDS encoding GIY-YIG nuclease family protein, whose protein sequence is MNKPKQCYIYIMSNKNNTTIYVGVTNDLKKRIYEHKNKMVKGFTQKYNISKLVYFEILADSYNAISREKQIKGGSRKKKTDLINKNNSKWNDLYEDL